The following coding sequences are from one Odontesthes bonariensis isolate fOdoBon6 chromosome 10, fOdoBon6.hap1, whole genome shotgun sequence window:
- the LOC142390529 gene encoding tumor necrosis factor receptor superfamily member 5-like, producing the protein MFQEDYRRWILSFRLISSQISVRWCYQLKETLNLHHKMILRGKAFTAAASVLMVVMSASNVHAVTCHPSEYEIGNRCCPMCPPGSRVKTDCTKFWSRSCVPCTDGTYMDKPTKRTQCFPCTTCDSGLKVKQSCAPTSDTVCGTMEGFFCVDPTKSGCAEAQKHKSCDPGQYISSRGTASTDSECSACSSGTFSDGTLTSCQPHTQCESENLQLIKAGTSSADAECGENTSNETAVAVGVSVDFLVLLLLTGLGVLYHKKKMCFNRDKQASPQTPHQDKPLQIPSVNSEG; encoded by the exons aTTACCGCCGGTGGATTTTGTCATTCCGACTAATTTCATCCCAAATCTCAGTGAGATGGTGTTACCAGCTGAAGGAAACTTTAAACCTGCATCATAAAATGATTTTAAGAGGAAAAGCTTTTACAGCAGCTGCATCTGTGCTG ATGGTTGTGATGAGCGCATCCAATGTCCATGCTGTCACATGTCATCCATCAGAGTATGAAATAGGGAACAGATGCTGTCCCATGTGTCCCCCTG GAAGTCGAGTCAAAACAGACTGCACAAAGTTCTGGAGCAGGTCGTGTGTTCCCTGCACAGATGGAACATATATGGACAAACCAACTAAACGGACGCAGTGTTTTCCATGCACTACTTGTGATTCAG GGCTGAAGGTAAAGCAGAGCTGTGCACCAACATCAGATACAGTTTGTGGAACAATGGAGGGATTCTTCTGTGTTGACCCTACAAAAAGTGGCTGTGCAGAAGCTCAGAAACACAAGAGTTGTGACCCGGGACAATACATCAGCAGCAGAG GAACAGCCTCCACAGACTCTGAGTGCTCTGCCTGCAGCAGTGGAACATTTTCAGATGGAACATTAACATCTTGTCAGCCACACACTCA ATGTGAATCAGAAAACCTTCAGCTGATAAAAGCAGGAACTTCTTCAGCTGATGCAGAATGTGGAGAAAATACGTCCAACGAGACAGCAGTTGCTGTCGGTGTTTCAGTTGattttttagtattattattactaaCAGGCCTGGGTGTACTTTACCACAAAAAGAAGATGTGTTTCAACAGAG ACAAACAAGCGAGTCCACAAACTCCACACCAG gaCAAACCATTACAAATACCGTCAGTGAATTCAGAAGGATAA